The following nucleotide sequence is from Drosophila takahashii strain IR98-3 E-12201 chromosome 3L, DtakHiC1v2, whole genome shotgun sequence.
aattgattttcttgaggtctgcaatcctttaagtttttgcaatacctttcgattggtgtattactcattacgatcggactatcacagcagattttcaattttgcggctatataatagtagtcgccttcgaacactctcctggtgcgcttcgtcactacatggactgccgtccatagtgatagtcgtccgattttgatcaaattaaaattgaaatatttaaaaagagtcatatcctagagtagaagataatacaataaaaaccaaagaagctagaatttatttcctattacttttccattaatttatcgattgttcctatggcagctatatgatatagtagtccgattttttaaatatttaattcgaaattcagaaatatttaaaaaataacatccccaaaagtagaaggtaatatttcaaaaaacaccgaagctagaatttttttaacgttttcttttccgatctttcctatgggagctataagatatagttgtccgatccggttggttccgacatatatactacctgcaatagaaaaaagacttttgggaaagtttcatcccgatagctcaaaaagtgagagactagtttgcgtagaaacagacagacggacagacggacggacagacggacagacggacagacggacatggctagatcgactcgtctagtgatgctgatcaagaatatatacactttatggggtcggaaacgtctccttcactgcgttgcaaacttctgactgaaatcataataccctctggaAGGGTATAACAAAAACTTGACAATATCTTCGTTCTGATCCTTTTGAAtcctttcaataaaaacaagagagaacgctatagtcgggtgccccgactatcagatacccgttactcagctaaagggagtgcgaaggagttggggataaaaactttgatccgccgtaactttttaacgaatggtccgatttaaaaaatttcttcaacatttcgataggtattcataaacacaataaaactgcatttttacttttccgaaatattgaaatttttaaaatcgtatataagcgattgtgggcgttagagggggcgtggcgcccttttgaaataaacttgcgctgcgtaagaactcctagaatctgcatgcaatatgtcaatcttctagcttttatagtttccgagatctcagcgttcatacagacagacagacggacagacagacggacagacggacagacggacagacggacagacggacagacggacatggctagatcgactcggctagtgatcctgatcaagaatatatatagtttatagggtcggaaacgcttccttctacctgttacatacttttgcacgaatctaatatacccttttactctacgagtaacgggtataattagagTATTATAAACTGTTCTGTTTTCCCAgagatatatttataaatacgttaagaagaaaataaattgatcaTTCTTATCATTTTCTATcctatcaataaatataagaatattaTAAACAATTCTGTTTTCCTAGATAtatattcataaaaaaattggtttaaaatctttaaaatatccTGGTTCTGATCCTTTCCAATCCCATTCTTTTCCAGGAGTCCCGATGCCTGTGGCCCTTGCCGAGCACGTGCCCATGGTCCTGTGGACGAACACGACAAACAGCTTCCAAGGAGTTGAAGTGGAGATTATGAATGCCCTGGGCAAGTCGCTGAACTTCAGACCCGTTTACTACAGGCCCAACCAAAGTGAAACTGTGGACTGGGAGCTGGAAAATGGCTATGGAAATGGTAATCCCGATGGTTACGGACAGAACGAAAGCCGCATTGATTCCTTGCTTATTGAAGAGGTGGTAAGTGGGGATTATATCGAAATATCTATATGAAGTGTGATTATGCTGTTAACATTTTAATCCGCACAGGCTGCTCACATTGCTCGCTTTGCCATTGGGGACTTGCATCTCTTCCTGGTGTATCTGCAACTGGTGGAGCTCAGTTTGCCGCACAATTTCGAGTGCCTGACCTTTCTCACGCCCGAATCCTCGACAGACAACTCCTGGCAGACCTTCATTCTTCCGTTTAGCGGTGGAATGTGGGCGGGCGTTCTACTCTCCCTTTTTATAGTGGGCACGGTGTTTTATGCCATTAGCTTCTTGAACGCTATTATCAACAGAAATGTGTCCTCTGGATTCTTTCGTTGCCTTCGACGGAATCGTGGCGTTGCCATGGATCCAAAGATTTATCGTAGAGTTAGTTTCCGCATCGCCATCAGTCGCTATCGTCCTTCTAAGGAATCCAGGAGACCTCGAGATCTTTTCGACGACTATGCCAACTGCATTTTACTCACCTACAGTATGCTCCTCTATGTTGCCCTACCTCGAATGCCTCGCAATTGGCCACTGAGGGTACTGACCGGATGGTACTGGATCTACTGCATCCTCTTGGTGGCCACATATCGGGCCAGCTTCACAGCCATTTTGGCCAATCCGTCAGCCAGGTTAGCACTATATATTTatctctttatttatttttaacattaatgGGTTGCAGAGTTACTATTGACACTCTGGAGGATCTGCTGGGCTCCCACATTCCACCCTCTGCTGGAGCCACAGAGAACAGGCAGTTTTTCCTGGATGCCACCGATGAGACTGCTCGAAAGGTGGGCGATAAGATGGAGGTAATCCGGCAAAATGAAGATCTggtaagaaaataatttagagaAAATGTACAACTATTTGTTCCCCTAGAAAGTTAGAATTTCTTTCCACTATCAAAATTCAATCTTTTCTGAGCTAATCAAATAAGAATAATTAGAGCACTAATAGCCTCTACATTCAGATGCCTATCAGTTTCAACTAGCCTTAAAGAAGATCCTAAAAACTTACTGATTTATAATGACACGCTTTATCAAAATTCGTAGCAATGAACTTTATACCACAAgatagaaaaacaaaatccaGTTCTAACTTGTTTTCAACGGCAAAAATATCTTATCTGTGTGATAAGCGTATTTGggcacatttttaatttaagggtATTAATTCTTCAAGTTTGCAAAATAATATGGTGTGATATGAAAAGTATTCCGGTGACTTAATAGCTTTAGGTGAGACTAATTTGTTAGGAAATATAGCAAGTTAGAAAGAAGGTCATGGCTATATGGATTTGAATGATTcaagggaaaaaattatacaaataaattaaaatgtaatacaaaatagaaacattttataaaagtatGGAATTTTACTActcattaaaattcaatataaGTCCATTTATTTTGCAGACCTCTCGCATAGCCAAAGGTCAGTGCGCCTTCTACGACAACGAGTTTTATCTTCGCTATCTGCGAGTGGCGGACGAATCTGGATCCGGAGTGGGATCTGCTCTGCATATCATGAAGGAATGTGTGGTCTCCATGCCCGTGGTTCTGGCGATGGAGAAGAATTCGGCCCTGAAAAATCGGGTTGATAGCTCCATTCAACATCTGGCAGAGGGTGGTAAGTATATTTGAATCCGGGGTTCAATACACAGAAATCCCATTTCATTTTTCCTATCAAAGGTCTGATATCTAAATGGCTTAAGGACGCCATAGTACATCTACCGGCAGAGGCTCCTGCCCAACAGGAGGCCCTTATGAACATACAAAAATTCTGGAGTTCTTTTGTGGCCTTGGCTATCGGTTACGTTATCTCCATTCTAACTCTTCTCGCCGAGCGATGGCATTTCAAGCACATTATCATGAAACATCCAATGTACGATGTCTACAACCCAAGcttgtattataattttaaaaggatTTATCCGGggcaataaacaaaattaaaaattaattaaatttaaaaaatgtttttaggaCTACATTATACTATTAAATATTGGTGTTTGTGTGTCtactaaaaaaatgtttacatcCCTTCGCTTTTTTCATGTTGTGGGTTCGGTATCTGCCCTGGATTATACATATTATTTTGCAGACTACTTAAGAAAAGTTCCATCCCATTGCCCAACGGAAAAATTCTCAAGTACTGCAAGTTGTCAATCCACCACAACATTCCATAAAGTAATGATATATGCACACACATgcctaatatttataattgccGGCAGCAGATGACAAATGTGTCTTGATACTCGGGGCTGAATGGCAATTGAGAGGCTGAAAAGTCTTCATTGACGCACTAAGAAGCAACAAATGCAGAGCCGAAATGGAGGGGCCTTGGCAAATGCGATCGATGAATATAGTGCCATTTATCACGAGGAGCCAAGTGGCCTCAAGTACCAGTGGCAATGTGGTGAATAAATTCAAGAGCCCGGATTCCTTCAATCACTTTTCGTAAATACTGATTTGCATTGTTTATGAGTTAATGCACATTAGGCATAATTTGTTTATGGCCATATCACAAATCCTGGGAAAGCTGGAATGATAAAAGCCCAtaaataaaaccatttttaagtgCTAGTCTAAacccaaacagaaaaaaatccaCAACAATTCTatataaaaacgaaaacgaaaatccCCTCGAGAATATCGCGAAGATTGGGGGCTCACGGGCACTTCAAAACTTttgaatgggaatggaaattcaaattcaaaatttccatGTGATGAGATAGCCAGAAACCAGACGTGCCAAGCAATAAACAATCCAAAGGTTAATAACaatcataataattaataatcttTTGTTTGCCCATCTCTTCAAGCATTTTCcatatttctttgtttttcttttaaaaataaagcaagAAAAGGTGtggcaatcaaaatttcgtaAAATTTGTCTACTGGCAGATAAATGTTACTGGATAACAAAAATTAGTACTTGCCTGTCTGCGATTTCTGAAACATTCATTACCTTTTGTAAGATTTAGTAAGAGATGAAATAGTTATACATTTGAAGTATTAtgctttaaaatacttttttttacaatttagttgaaaaactaaatataattgttttcagaatgcacacattttttttaaccaaatctagtttttttttaggccaactatttaattacaaaaccatttatttattactttttctgGCTGACCATTTGTGTCCAACGACTTTTGCTCGTCTAAAAGCTTaaaatctaatttatttattagccaaattgcacaaatatttaattacatttgttTACTGACTCTGGAGCTGGAATTTTTTCCACCGTGAAattgtttcgttttgtttttctttatgataaatatttatgggtgttttatttgttttgttttagctCGAGCCCGTTGTTTACATTCCTAtttcatataatttaattagttttgctTCAATTTATTGTGCTTTTTGTTGGCTCTCGCCGTTACtgacttctttcttttttatttgtattgagAGGGCCCACATGAATTTAAATTCAGTTTCGTTCCATCACTCAGAAAAATTAGTTACAGTGAAAATAGTGATTAAagattaaagtttaaaatcggatttttaatcaatattttaataaaataaaaaacgagaattaaccttaaaaaagttttcagaAATTTATGAGAAATTAGCTGGTTTAAGTAGGCCTTGAAAAAGTTGTATTTGTGATATAAGGGACTCTAAAAGTAACAAAGTATTCTTGAGTCAATAATCTTGACAACTAGAACGTTCGGAAAAGATCTAGTCAAAAAAATCTcataaaaagaattaaaatgtCCGATAATAAGTACGCGGTGGCTGGTCCAAACTTCCAGGACTATATTACCTGTCCTTATGACAGCGCTCATCGGATCAGGCCAAGCCGTTTCACATTGCACTTAATATGCTGTTCTAAGAACTTTCCTTCATCAAAAAAGGTGCGCTGTCCTTTCAACACAGCCCATGTGCACAGTGTTTTCGTAATGAAGGTGAGTAATTATTAACTAATGTTAACCTAACGGAACATGCTAGTACATGGTATGCCCGATATTCAGGATCATGTTGCCGAGTGCCCAGACCGCTCGCTATTGGAACGCTACAAGCTCCCGGACATGTTGCCCCCAGTAGAGCCAAGACAGACTGGTTTTCTAATCGAGACTGATGAGGATTGGGACGCCGAACCGCCGGTAGCGACTTATGATCCCCAAGCGTACTGCGAACGGACCTTTGTCATAAGGAATCCGCAAGGAAATCCGCCGGCCGCCCGTCGCGCGTTCCGCAAACGCGAAAACAAACGCTTCACGGGCAAGGACGGATCTTAAAATTATGGAAcgattaaaacaataaaaattggacTTACCAGAAAAAGTTCCATTTTGCACTTTCGCAAAAATgttgtgttttaatttttcacagaCTAAAACTGGGGTTACTAAGttgtaaaaaatgttgttttccaatttttatttaccatAACCCACTTTTTTACAAGTACCTAAAAGTACATATCGTTGTAATGAACACGGAaaagttatatattatatatttattaacaaataacattaacatttcaaaattgtattaacaatatttaaataaattggtttaaaGGATAAACAATAGGTacgataataatttaattgaaaccaaaagactttaggttataatttttttgtttcagtatctCCGAAGTTGATCCGACTTCAAAGTCACCAGTCCGTTTGAATGGTTTAATTGACGTTTCCTTTTTATCCCCACAACGCACCTCCCGCTCATCAGAATtttcagcagcaacagccacCCACACGCCCTTCTTACATTCCCGCATATAGcaatattgttttgtttttgttcagtaattaaaatttaaattttgtttatcttAGAGTCCGCATTTTACAAATTCCACTTTCGTAACTTGTTTACTTTCATTGGATATATCGCTTGTTACATTTGGGTCTTGAATTGAATTAAGCTCTCCACGATTGTAATAGAAATTCTAGTTGAATGATTAATAAACCGCATTGCTTGTATCCTAAATATTTGCTAGGAATTGGAAAGAGGTCAATGTCGATTCCGTATCGCAATCAAAATGGGAGCATTTTCGATTTATCTCAAGAATAAGCATTATACATAGTCTACGATATTTTTTAGACGCATACCTCATAatcccatttaaatttattggcgGACGTTGAACctgaaaatttatttcgatCCAAACAACACTTTTGTTTCTTCAAatctgtttatttttgtcatcGTTTATTTTGGTTATCTAAAATTATTggagaaataaaataacaagaaatagGACACAATACGATAAACAATTCTTtctttaaatacttaaaatatacaatttttaaaaatgtttcagaCGGCTGATTTTTAGTTTCCTCGCATTacagtttaattatttaaaaacatatatttgctttaaataatcatttttaaaaccgGGCAACTGCTCCTGAACCTTTTTGTTGGACATATTGAAATTGTTTAGAAAAAAGTCTTTGTTTTTAGTATACTGTCTATTGCTTGAGCTGACTTGGGCATTTGGAGTTATTGTTTAAAACATCGGCTGCTGTAAAAATACAATAGGTAGTTGTTAAAAATAACTCAAATCCATTTAATATCCAGAGAGCAGTTGCTAATATGGACACCGACACCACTGCAAGATATTTGACATTATTCTGTTTGCatcaaatgataaatattttaacaatttagttGGTTTAAAAGCGAATACCACATATGCTCCATTTATATAGTACTAAACTAGACGTCTGTATAAGAGGTTCTCAGCTAGTGTTGTATTGTATGCATATATAAAACTAGACCGTatcataatttgttttttaagctACCTTCCATCGAGTGTtcgcatatatgtatatataaaaacctACAGACATGAGTTCATACATAAGTAACTACAAATTCGTACCGAAAACAATCTAATTCCATGGGCTGCTCCCAGTAATCGTATTCTTGCAAAGAAAGGGCTGATCTCAAAAGCATTCAATTTTAGCTCGGATTACAAAACAATTCAATTCCTCTTGGTCAGTTTTCCCGATGACTTGGGATagcaattcttaaaattatattgtttCGTTTAGCACTTGATTGCAGTCATTTCGGCTCGGCTTAAAGTCCCTTTCTAATCCTTCACTCAGCCAAGAAATTGAGTATTTAgtcatttatattaaagtcacTTGCACCATAACCGACATTTTCAGAGTatctattcaaattaaaaagtattggTTTACAATTTTAGCAATCAAAGAAGCTTTTAGCAGTTGCAACTTATTTTAGatcctttttgttgtttagtttactttaactattatttgtttatgcCTTTTGTTCGTTGACTTTAACTCGTCATTGCTGGACTGAACTTCTCTGCAATACAAAACATTTCTGCTATGGCATATGGACAGATTAGAAGTGAGTAACACATTCAGTTTATTGGATTATTCGATGATTTTCGGTTTTCAAATTATAATCTTCATTTCAGTAAGTTAAATAAGCCGAGGGAAAATCATGTCAGCTAATCTAATAATAGTATTTGATTAACTCCGATAAAGTTATGCCTATGTCGCATCATCAATCGCTAAGAAATACAATAtgttatacatatatttagtTATGTATATATCGAATTATTTATCACTGTTGCtggttttgtgttttgttaatTGGTGGCCTAATGTGCGCCCTGGATCT
It contains:
- the Ir68a gene encoding glutamate receptor ionotropic, kainate glr-3: MDSGRQLAFGGERMRWLGILAGTYISLAMATINNINKPPNGYEMDLKILLQKILWTANVKRCFSVITDDLHYPIYDRVFFESVGRQVIPFFVMRTNASEDLQRPSQQIELFVKAIKSSDCELNVITILNGWQVQRFLKYIYENRSLNLQKKFILLHDSRLFERDMIHLWSVFVGTIFLKPQLDNQFIISTIAFPGILSGVLVLKNIAQWELGKSVSGRILFADKTSNLNGVPMPVALAEHVPMVLWTNTTNSFQGVEVEIMNALGKSLNFRPVYYRPNQSETVDWELENGYGNGNPDGYGQNESRIDSLLIEEVAAHIARFAIGDLHLFLVYLQLVELSLPHNFECLTFLTPESSTDNSWQTFILPFSGGMWAGVLLSLFIVGTVFYAISFLNAIINRNVSSGFFRCLRRNRGVAMDPKIYRRVSFRIAISRYRPSKESRRPRDLFDDYANCILLTYSMLLYVALPRMPRNWPLRVLTGWYWIYCILLVATYRASFTAILANPSARVTIDTLEDLLGSHIPPSAGATENRQFFLDATDETARKVGDKMEVIRQNEDLTSRIAKGQCAFYDNEFYLRYLRVADESGSGVGSALHIMKECVVSMPVVLAMEKNSALKNRVDSSIQHLAEGGLISKWLKDAIVHLPAEAPAQQEALMNIQKFWSSFVALAIGYVISILTLLAERWHFKHIIMKHPMYDVYNPSLYYNFKRIYPGQ
- the LOC108063401 gene encoding gametocyte-specific factor 1 homolog, which gives rise to MSDNKYAVAGPNFQDYITCPYDSAHRIRPSRFTLHLICCSKNFPSSKKVRCPFNTAHVHSVFVMKDHVAECPDRSLLERYKLPDMLPPVEPRQTGFLIETDEDWDAEPPVATYDPQAYCERTFVIRNPQGNPPAARRAFRKRENKRFTGKDGS